cggtcgtacctagacctaggtcttatatatagaaagggagggggcaatctctagagatactcggactctaactacgctatagacaaagtagatagagtcttgattctaggatacgtatagttcctttatagatcacctatgtcctagataagtaggaagtagaagtctattataACATTAACAATAGAAGCtgagtttatagctataaacgcAGCCGTAAAGCAGTCACAATTTTTTGCtactgtccttagggaaatagggtgcctagaactagtaggaaagagctctttctagccgagtataagggcaagcaagggcactattaacgagctaaggctagtcaagcttataggtgataactaagccgctttaacacttattaaagatgcctatatacataaaaggtcaaagcatattgatgttatatataactatattagacatctctagtggtagaagaagattatagtagactactactatataaaggatatagctactaataggttaataaagccccttaatagctagtagttctaaaactttgtaaggtagctctagcttacgtaaagggattgtaggagactatatagcctgagtaggagtgttaagaacatacaggccgtaggacaagtatgtAGGTGTGGGTATGTTAtgtgactagatcacgtgactaggatttgctagcctataggctagcaaacatccggacacctagcatctacctatactaatactagcgatactatatatagatacacgctatcctattaggtccttcttcgtctttcgtataatctgccgtcttctactactatataactcgtacctatttaatatatAGTAATCCTAAAAAAGATAAATCTAAAATTTTAGATTCCCGTATTTtgccttatagagagattcttcgtaaatccttagcttcctactaaggtcgcctcctaactatatatatcttagtagtacccctatatacccctactacgtaattaaccgttaaaggttaaTAAGATTCGACGCGTAAATTTCAGGGTCTAAAGGGCCCCTTAGGTCGTTAACAATACCTTTAACCTTACTATATAAGCTAcgctcttcggtaagtacGTAGGCGATATTACGTAGGGCTTCGAAGACGAGCTTATCGCTATTCAATCGGTTAAAGAGGCGAatctactactatagcgAAAGCGAGGGCCTATCGGTAAGctttactatatactatatttTATTAACTCGTTACCTTAGCGCCTAGAGCTATTAGATCAACTATAACTTGACCTTATTACTCTAACGAAGCCGGATAGCGCCTAAGATATATACGGTATTATCTACGCTATCGAGACACGCTAGAATAGCTATATCGATAGTACCGAGAGAGCCGCGTACCTAATACTAGCTATCGACGAGTTTATACGCCGAGAAgtcgatagctagtataactACCTACGCCGCTATATAGAGCGCGGTATAGAGCCTAGTCTTAGACCTCCTTCGATCGTACGCAATACCCTTACCGCTAACGATTAGACTGTCATTAAGCGATATATCGAGATCCTTCGGCCGTTAAAGGACGTAACGATAAGTCTATAAGGTAATATCGGCGGCAACTTTAGTATAATCTagtaggtactacctacttTCGCTCGCGTAATATAATACTTCGAAGAGTAGCGAGAGAGGTATCTACTTTAGCTACTACGGCGTGCACTACCGCGGTCTCGAATAACGGCTAATATAACACTTAAACGAGTGTCGGATAAGGAGCTCGAGCTGCCCTTAACCGTAGAGGGTCACTTCTCTATAGCAATCAACCTTACTTAGTAGAAGATAAGTAAATGCTTTATACGATTAGACgatacgtatatatacgtagcAGCAGTCGTACTACACCTAAGATTAAAGTGGCGTTAGCTTAAGTATAACGAAAGCGATGGCCGCTTCGGTCCTACTAATACGTAGATTATAGGCCGTAAGAAAGAGGTAACGAAGCTCTAACTAACCTACAAGCCAGTCACGATCAAGAAGAAGCAGCCGTAATAGTCCTTACACCTTGTTGTCGATAAGGGCTTCGTCGAAGATTACGAGAGCGACGAAGATTACGCTTAACGAGGCCTCGATAAGATAGAGCAGTATATACGCCTACCGCGGTGCCCTAAAGCTAAGCTTGCTATTACTGATTCACCTATCAAGTATTAGGTTGATAAGCTACCGTAATGGCCTAATCTAGCACGAATGGCGCTCGATATCTACTGCTGCCCTACAATAAGTAATGAGCCGGAGCGACAGTTTAGTCAAGCAGGTGATATTCTTACACCGAAGCGAAGGCACATAGCAGCAAGCACTATCAACAACCTAATGACCTTGAAAAGCTGGTGCAAGCAAGGGGTGATAACGATTGAGAAAGAGCTGTTCAAGAGGGTGAGAACTCCGGCAACAACACCTCCGACAGCAACACTAGCAACGACGACGATATAGGTCTTGGCACGTCACAAGTTGAGCAACCAAGGCAAGTCAGATGCTTTGTATTCACTTGCAAGGCAAGTCACGAGCTAGCAGGGTACAAACAATCAAGTCATTCACCTCATTTTTGACTCGTTTGTTTGTTGATCAGTCTGATCGGACATGAATATTTAACCTTGAGAGCTGTCGCTTGCAGCTGGCGCGCGATGTCGCATTGGCCTTCAGGAGATCCCCGACGGAATTGCATATCGCGTAGAATTCTCTGCGACGTAGTTGGACCTCGACATGGTGCAATTTGCCTATTTAGTACGCTGTAGCGGAAACACTCTGCCCATAGGACGAGCTGCTCCGTGCCGTGCAAACACGGAGCGGTTGTGTCGGATCAATCGCGGTGGCAATGTAGTGTTCGTTGCTCGCCACAAAGGTATCGCAGCTTTGTGGAATGATTCCACATGATACTCCCCATCGTCGCGGTCGGCATAGCGACTATGGGTCACAAATCATCTCTTCGACCAGAGCTTGACTGTGTTTCAGATGTGTCAGTGACATGGGGTGTCGACATTTGTGTGATCCTAACCCTTTTGTTGTGAACAGGATTCATCGCGACGATCCTCACTCAGCTGTTGACATGGCCTCATCCCAAGCCAGTTGCTGAACATTGCCTTCGAATTCCTGAGGTCTTTGACCAGGCAAAAAGTAGGAGCCACAGACGCGCTGTATGCTGATCAGTATATATGCAGTCTAGATTTGAATACTTCATGTGCTCACCTCCCGCCGCTCAAGAAAGTCCTCGTAGAGATGCAACCACATATCCCTGTCGCGGCAGTCTTCAGTCCCGTCATCTCGTGCGCGACACTTAGGCGTAACCTCGTCTCGCTCTTCTTGCGAAGACTCTTTCCAGGGTTTGGGTAAAGGCCAATCCGAAAAGTGTATGAACTTGGCCTCTTCGTACACCGTGTTAGGGTCCCACGGCTCTTCTTTTGAGCCTAGGTACAGATGGTGATCTTCGTTGCGGAACTCTCCGCTTAGTAGGTCGTAGCGGCGATGTGGAAGGACGGTGCAGTATGAACCATAGAGGTTGTTGACAATCTCCATGTCAAATTCATCTTCGGATCGATTTTGGAAAGCTTCCAGGACTCGGTTCATTTCGAGTTCGGATGGCTGCACAAGGACGAGCTGGGAAGAGAGCGTGGGCTTTTCAGGCAGCCAGTACGCCCGTGGCATGGCGACGGGTGATGGAGGTAGGAGAAACAGCTCGTCCATAGACTGGTCTGTCAGTTAGCATACGTGGTGTTATGGCCTTGGCAGATGGAAGCTCACCTGTAGTACAGTAGCATCTGAGTCCAAGCTAAGAACTCTCTTGTACGAGGTCAGGTTGAAAGCCAGCAGCTTAGTGAAAGAGTCTGACCAGGTATTGTCTTTTTCTTCCTCCGTTTTGAAGTGCTGTACTTCGATCGGCTGCAATACCACGTGGAAGTCGTCTCGTGCCTTCGACAACAGGCGGCCTTCCTCGGTGGTCTCATCGAGTACCCACTCTTGAGGAAACATCATGACGCGCGCCGCTTTGCTTCGAACATTCTGCAGTGATTCGAAGATCATAAGTGAGTTGCAGAGATAGTCGACGGTGGTCACATATTGGCAGTATGCGTAATCTGTCCAGATTGTGCTCTCTGTAGGGGTGATGGACACAGCCTTATTGCGGAACACTTTCCACGGGGTCGCTTCTGGATATCGTTGGAGGTAGTTGCCAGTTTGGGTTGTCATGAAGAGGCAAAGTATGATTAGTGCAGCCAAAGCCAGGATGGGACGCCACTTCGTCCGGGAACAGAGCGCGTGGAGAATCATTTTGGAGCTGTAAAGAGGCTGGTGATTGGATTTTGACGTCTCTTTCCATGCAGTTAGTACAGATCTATCGGTCCAAGGTGGCTGATGCGACGCAGCCTGCGATGCGTCGCGAGTCTGATTGTTAGTTTCCACGGACCACGGTGGTGCCATCTGGGATTTCACGGCGTAAGGCCGTGCCGGACCGCATTGACAAGGTATGCAGGTGGAGAGCAATGCATTCTCTCGACTGCTCAGAGCGACAACGCCTGTTCGTTCCTGCAAGCGCTCACGGAGTTACATTCACGACGACAGGAATTACTTCCCACTTGGTTTTTTCGACACTTCACAGGTAAGGTCTGACATAGAGCAAGATTTGGTGTAACGAAGAGTTATGGTTTGCTGGAGACTCTGAATCGTGGCGTGAGGACGTTTTCGCTTGTTTCGTCCTGTTCGGGATGGTGCAATTGGTGCAACGGCCTAGACAGTGCCTGGAACTCCCTGCTCCTGATCCATGGCATCAACCTTATTCAGGTGAATAAAGCTGTGGGATATCATGATCAATGGAACAGCTTGCGATTGGTCTTGAAAGATATGCCATAGCTCAGCCTGGCTGAGATAAGCCTATACATTCCGGAGTGTTCGAACTCCTTTATTCGCACTGCACCTCTTGTGAGACTTGGATCAATCAGGCCCCGGTATGCCGGGATTGAAGCATACATAATGGACCAAATGCTTTGAACAAGGCAATCAGGCTCAAGGTCGAAGTCAAGTAGGAGACGTCGCTTTCGATTGAGCGTCCGTAAAGACCACCGACAGCCCACGTGTCAGACTGATGCATCAGATGGCGTGCTGGTGACTTTGGCCCATGTTGTGATGAGCCACGTGGATCAGTGGCATCGGGATGCTCCGGGCTCCACCAGGCCTTGGCAAGGCGTGTCAACTTCGTGTCCCTGCTTCTCCCCATTCACATTCACCTCATCTACTCAGGCTCGTGTAGAACCTGTTTTCAAACATCGCGGCGACACGCTTGCCATACCCCGATGCCATCCAGAATTCGACAGCTTCCATGGATCAAGAGGCCTTGAAGCCAACACCTGCACAACTGCGACACTAAGGAGGGCTACAAGATGAGAGACGCTACGATCCAGGCCATAGCACTTCAGGATGACGGGCACCACAAAGAGCTTCGACGCTCTCACCGCTTCCTGCCATCTTACCCAGTCGAACCAGACTTTCCTGCATCATGCGCCCGTCCGTTGGCCGAGTTCAAAGTCGACTTCACAGCGCCTCGTCTTCAGCAACCGTCTCCACCTTTGCTTGATACATCGGACTGTCCTCCACCTTAGCGCAGGTACAGCTTCGCTCCGAACGCAGGACCGGGCCCAGCTGTGCCGATAGACTCGATCTGTCGCTGGTCGCGCTTCCGGGCAGCATCTCAGCCTCGAAATAGTGACCAACATCTGCCAACCACGCAGCTGGCACCTCACTGCGTACTAATGCACGCGCTTCGTCGGTCCAGTTCACCGGCATCTCGCCACGAGCCAGGACGAACGCCTCGTCCGTATATCTGCTCCCCTGCTTCGAGATGTACTCTTCGAGGACGTCTGCGGCATCACCCATGGCAGACGACGTCAAAGGCTTGCCCTCGTCTTCGGCACTCTGGCCATCTTGCAGCACTTCAGCAACGAGTATATGGTCCCATTCCGGCCTGGAGGCCAACTGTTCTCCTTTCCATCGAACCCGCACATCCCAGAGCATACGCCTGCAGGCCATGAAGAAGGCTATCAGGTCGAAATGTAGACCTGGCTCATCATCAAGTCGCTGCTGCTTGAAGAACTTGAGCATCTCCAATCCCGTGAATGCCACCTGGCGACGCCTTCGCTTAGCCGCTCTGCCGACCTGCTCTTGCATCCTCCGTGACATCTCTTTCTGTAGAGCTGTCTGCATACACCATCGCTTTGGCTTGCCCGAGATGCGCCTCTCATCCGCAAGTTGTTCCGCCAGTCGAAGGAATGCCGATCCCGTTTCGAACACCCTTCGCTGATCGAACATCTGCTTTTCACTCCTGAGTCCTCTAGCCTCGAGGCGATCATTGTCCCGAGAGAAGGATGCTGCCGACATTCCTATACCAATAAATAGGCGCCGGGAAAACGTGGCCATGTTGCCTTCTGGTCCTACTTCATGGATAAAGGGTCCCTCTTGACCGGCTTGCTCAAGAAACCAATCCATATCCTTCCATCGTTGCAGGACCAGGTTACCATGCCGACACGCTTTGTACAGATAAGCGGAAGCAAGTATGATCGAGGCATCGTTGGCGATGGAATGCTTGACATGTGACTGCCAGGTGAACACTCTGTCGATCATAATTCCCGACCACGCGGGAAAGGACGTCCATACTTCTGCGGGCAACCAGTTCTCATCTATCATCAGGGTATGCTGGTAGCTCTGATCGTATTTCAGGGCAGCGATGTTCCCAATAAAAGCCTGCTCGAACTGCTTCTTTGCTTCCTCAATGATGGGCAGGTAGAGTGTTGAACGCTGGGCAGTTTGACCAATCTGGGAATCATACACCTGACTCATCACACGATGGGTTCGCGCATCCATCATGCAATACTGGTAAAATGGTGTGTTTCCGCCTTTGGTCAGCTTGTCGATCTCACTGTACAACTGTATCGCGCTGATGAACCACAGGCAAGCCAGATTACCGGCTCCAACCTGGACAAGTCCATACTGAAACTCATTAGAGAAGCCTTTGCAGTCCTTGTGTTCCTTGACCAGCCGGAATAGGTCAGGGAACAAGCGATACAGCAGAGTTCCGAAGGAGGAGAGCGAAAAAACTCCTGGCGGCGTCACTTTCTCTTCGTAGCGCCATTGTTCCTTGGTCGAAGCTCCATTGGCTTTCCGATCCCTTGCGGTAGCCCTCGCAGCGCTGAACAAACCCTGCAGTCCTTTGGTCAAGGCGATGGCCTCTGGACAGAGCATCTGCGTCAGTTCGTTGTCTACTGCTTGACCTTGTTCGACTGAGCTGGTAGCGTACAAGCCTGGCTTGCCATCAGCATCAGTATCCAGGCGAAGGTGGAGAAATGCCAGGACGTCATCAACCTCCGCGAAGCTAGGGTGTGCTTCTGTCAGAGTCTCGTTGGCACATGACATGATCCCCAGGGCAGCCTCGGTGACCATCGACGCGGTGACTGCCGCGATCTTCTTTTCGCCGTACTCCTGCCAGGTGTCCTTGACGAGCGCTCTCATCTCTTGCATATCTTTTAGAAAGCAGAAGAGCACGAACATCTTCTCCTCCTTTTCATCCACCTCAAGTGTCGGCCAGTCGACTGGGACTGCTGGCTGAGTCGGCCGCTTTTTTGGCGCAGTGGCCCAGGCTTCTTCGCATGGCTCTTCAATCTGAAGGTTCTCAAAGAGATTATTCAGAGCCTCTTTTGTCTTGAGCTGGGTGGCCTCGGCATGCTCCGGCAGCGCATGTGCCTGCTTGCCCTTGGTCTTCTCCTTCTTTCGCTTCCGCCTCGCTTCCAACAGGACGGCAAGAACTTTCTGCAAAACCTCGATCATGTGCTGGTGTCCCTTGCAGGCCATATCCTGTGACGCGTAAAACTCGGCGCATACTTCTCGGCCTATGACCACGTCCTGCAGCAACTCCGTGATGTTGCCTGGGATCTCGATCGGCGGCTTCCACGATGAAATGAGTTGGGCATATTTGAGCAGTTCCCCGGTCGACACTTTGCCCCTCGCAGTGGATGCCACGGTCCAGCTGCGTCGGCAGGAAGATGCGGTTGAGACGAGCCAGCGCGTGATGCGATCGCCACCTTCTTTGTACATCCTGTATCGGCCGCCGATTGGCGCATGACTGTCGGTCAACATGGTGATGGACAAAACGCGCGCTGGAAATCAGATGCAAGAATGTCAGCAAGATTTGTTGCACATGCACGATTGAAGAGTGAGCTGCAAAGTGAGGTGCTGGTGAAGTTTCGAGCACTAACGGCTGCACGGGGTCTTTTGTGGAGAAGTTTGTCTTGGCGCACACGGAGTGAATGTGGTCTCCAGCAGCACTGATCTCGATGCAAGCATTGCCTATAACTTGGGCACCGCTCATGGATCGTCCTCACAAGCAGTACACAATGATCACAAAGGGGGCTTAAGACTTTTTGAGCTCTGCGCTTTGGCCTGTACAAGCGCCTCTACATCGAGCACAAAGCACATGCAAAATGGAATCTACAATGAACGCTGCGCGTTAAAGCATTGCACACAGCATGATTGTGAGAGAGCATCATATCGTTCAGATTCTGGAGCAGCTTGTGCCCAGTGTTAGAGTGCTTCAGATTATACCATCACAGGCCACCCATCTGGATCATCGCTCTCGACCTTGTCTCCGGCATCCTCAACATCCTCTACTGTAGCCTGGTGATTGACGATCTCAGTGCGCGTCTCAAACGGAGAGCTGATCTGCTCAATGGCCTGGTCTGATCCTTGATCAGAATCTCTTTTGTCTGCCGGAGACTCGACCTCCTCCGCCCACAGCTCAGGAACGCGGCCTTCAATTAATGCCTGCGCGGCTGTTGTGTAGACGGCACCCTTCTTGGCGATATGCTGCTGCAGTATGCGTCCGACTGTGCCAAGCGTGCTAGATTCCATAGGGAGGCTGGCTATCTCGGCATCGAGCGCTGCTGCCAGGATAGGCGCTGCCAGGAGTCCGTCTACGTTGTACTTCGTGCTTTCGAAGTGATTCAATTGCTCTGCTGTCTCAGCTCGCATCTTGGCGAACAGCTCCGCCAGATCGATCCAGAAAGAAATGTAATCGAAGCCCAGCTCTTTCTCTGCATCCGCTCTCAGCGATTTGAACAGCCGCAGCAGATCGAGGTGGGTGGTAGCGGAAGACTTGTCTGCCTTCCGGCGACCACGACTCAGGGCTTCCTGTTCTTGCTTCTCCGCGAAGATCTTTTGAAGTGTGACCTCAATCCAACCTCCCGTCCTTCTACCAACAGCCAAGTCAGCGTTCACTGTGTCCCGCGCGACTTGAAAGAAGCGCGACGTAGTGTCGAACGTTCTTGACTTCCTGCAGCGGATGCTGTGTAGATTCGTTCGGGTCTTGGGATCGGCAAACATTGAAACAGGAGCGCCTAAGGCGATCGCATACCGGCGGAGGAAGACCGCAATGCTTTCGCCAGGTTTGACATCCTCGACCAACGACCTGTCTGCCCCGTGATGCGACAAGAGCCAATCCATATCTCGCCAGGCAATACCTAGAGTTCCAGCGTGCTGGGCAGCGCGATAGACGTACCCCATCGCGACAACCACGGAGCCTTCGTTGGCAACCCTCAGTCCGGTGGGACATGTTCGCATCTGATGGTGGTCGATCTCTTGGAGAGCGAGCGCAGGCATGTCTCGCCACAGCTTGATAGGCTTTCCGCCTATCCATGACGGTGCAAGCTGTTCTTTTGTTACATTTGCTGCATTTCTCATAGTCTCGACCATTGCGAAATCCTCTTTGGCCAACCTCGACATCCCGGGACCCAGATAGATATCGACCAGTGGTGTAGATGATGTGGCGCTGAAATCGCGATACCTATTCATGACCAGCTTGGTCCTGCTGCTCATAGCTGTCAAAATTGTACACACATCTGGCTTGACCTTTTCCATGTTGCAGTGTATATCCATGTATACCTGGAACATAAAGCTAATGATCATGAACTCCGCCTTACCCCAATCCTGCTCGAGTGCTTCTAGCAGATGCGGCAAATGGTAGTCAGGCTCAACAGCATCACGAGCCTCCAGAACTGCTTGGACAACACTCGGCAATAGGCTGCAAAGAACCTTTGCGAATGGATGGAAAGCGAAGCAGTCCACGGCATTGGTTGTAGGCCATTCTTTGACAAGGCCGTCGGGGTCGCTGCTCTTCGCAAGGACGTAAGCAGAAATATCGTTCCACTCGCGGGCGACGTAGCGCGCCAGCGTGGCGCCATACGGGCACAGGAGGTCTACAATTTGGCCATCCAGCTCTTCTGTGGTGCCGAGTTTGACCAAAATGGGTGTCTGGGTCTTGTCATTGTTACGGAGCTCGACATTCAGGAGCGTCGTGATGGCGGTATCACTACTGAGCGATGGGTGCGCAGCTATCAGCTTGACATGCGCACGTGCCATAAACCCAAACCCTGTCTCTGTCACTAGGGCAGCTGTTGCGTAGCTGAGCTT
Above is a genomic segment from Fulvia fulva chromosome 3, complete sequence containing:
- a CDS encoding Glucose N-acetyltransferase 1 encodes the protein MAPPWSVETNNQTRDASQAASHQPPWTDRSVLTAWKETSKSNHQPLYSSKMILHALCSRTKWRPILALAALIILCLFMTTQTGNYLQRYPEATPWKVFRNKAVSITPTESTIWTDYAYCQYVTTVDYLCNSLMIFESLQNVRSKAARVMMFPQEWVLDETTEEGRLLSKARDDFHVVLQPIEVQHFKTEEEKDNTWSDSFTKLLAFNLTSYKRVLSLDSDATVLQSMDELFLLPPSPVAMPRAYWLPEKPTLSSQLVLVQPSELEMNRVLEAFQNRSEDEFDMEIVNNLYGSYCTVLPHRRYDLLSGEFRNEDHHLYLGSKEEPWDPNTVYEEAKFIHFSDWPLPKPWKESSQEERDEVTPKCRARDDGTEDCRDRDMWLHLYEDFLERRERVCGSYFLPGQRPQEFEGNVQQLAWDEAMSTAE